Proteins found in one Candidatus Bathyarchaeota archaeon genomic segment:
- a CDS encoding EamA family transporter: MATKTISLSNALLMLTLITFWGSSFVVAKIVLREELTPVALATFRFLIAGGLSLAVLLFKKSQKRDYNLFIEKKDAPTLLFLALSGVTLFFAAQYTGIKMAGAAIAAIFVCLLSPILITVFSTRIFKENLDRKQIFGIGIAATGTLIVITSGVSFQSNKEFFFGSLILLSTPILWTAYSLFGKKTIEKYNPFLVVTYVNALGGLFLIPFSLAENSLQQIFTMSLNSWLAVLFLSITCSLLGYNIWFYVLKQVGAAVTSSFLFAEPLITMLFAVTLVGEEITFSISTGGLLIFTGVYLVTKKQRTHKRFTTN, encoded by the coding sequence ATGGCAACTAAGACAATCAGTCTCTCTAACGCGCTACTAATGTTAACATTGATTACCTTTTGGGGGAGCTCATTCGTAGTTGCCAAAATAGTGCTAAGAGAAGAATTAACTCCAGTTGCATTAGCTACATTTCGATTTCTTATTGCTGGTGGACTATCCCTCGCTGTTCTTCTCTTCAAGAAAAGCCAAAAACGAGACTACAATCTTTTCATTGAAAAGAAAGATGCCCCAACACTATTATTCCTCGCTCTTTCAGGCGTCACTCTATTCTTCGCTGCTCAATACACAGGTATTAAAATGGCAGGAGCGGCTATCGCCGCAATCTTCGTCTGTCTCCTCTCGCCGATTCTCATCACCGTCTTTTCCACCAGAATATTTAAAGAGAATCTAGACAGAAAACAGATTTTTGGAATCGGAATTGCTGCCACAGGCACCTTAATTGTCATTACTAGCGGTGTAAGCTTCCAAAGCAACAAAGAATTCTTTTTTGGAAGTCTAATTTTACTTTCTACCCCAATCCTCTGGACTGCTTACAGTCTATTTGGGAAGAAGACAATTGAGAAGTACAATCCTTTTCTCGTTGTAACCTACGTAAACGCTTTAGGAGGATTATTCCTAATCCCTTTTTCTCTGGCTGAAAACTCACTACAACAAATATTCACGATGAGTCTCAACAGCTGGCTTGCAGTTCTCTTCTTATCTATTACCTGTTCTTTGTTAGGATACAACATCTGGTTTTACGTGCTGAAACAAGTAGGAGCAGCGGTGACCAGTTCATTCTTATTTGCAGAGCCGCTGATAACCATGTTGTTTGCGGTGACGCTAGTCGGAGAAGAGATAACCTTTTCCATTTCCACAGGAGGACTTCTGATCTTCACAGGGGTCTACCTTGTAACCAAAAAGCAAAGAACACACAAGCGCTTCACAACAAATTAA
- a CDS encoding carboxymuconolactone decarboxylase family protein — protein sequence MNAQILTRGGLAVKRFFALDSRVYQKGALDVRTKELMGLVASIVLRCNDCITYHVVRCVQEGVSDAEFFEAVNVALIVGGSITIPHIRRAVEILDQCKEKQRKGDSLEI from the coding sequence ATGAATGCGCAGATTCTCACTAGGGGTGGTCTTGCGGTTAAGCGGTTTTTCGCGTTGGACAGTCGTGTTTACCAGAAAGGAGCATTGGATGTTAGAACCAAAGAGCTGATGGGTTTGGTTGCTTCAATTGTGTTGCGTTGCAATGATTGCATTACTTATCATGTTGTCCGTTGTGTTCAGGAGGGTGTTTCTGATGCGGAGTTTTTTGAAGCTGTAAACGTTGCTTTGATTGTTGGTGGGTCAATTACGATTCCTCATATACGTCGAGCAGTGGAGATACTTGACCAATGTAAAGAGAAACAGAGAAAGGGCGACTCTCTTGAAATTTAG